The nucleotide sequence CGCGACACATGGGTCAAGTCCCGTGGTGTGGTGTCATTCCGTTGCTTCCTGTTGGTGGGTGATGGTCAGGCGGTGAGGTAGAGCTCGTGGTGGGCGGGTTCGGTGTGTTCGTGGAGGGTGTGGACGAGTTTGCGCATGGAGATGTCGGAGAAGTAGCGGCGTTCGCCGTAAGACCATTCCTCGTGCTGCTCCTGGAGGACGGCGCCGATGAGGCGGGTCACGGAGTCGCGGTCGGGGAAGATCTGGACGACGTCGGCGCGTCGTTTGATCTCCCGGTTGAGGCGCTCGATGGGGTTGTTCGACCAGACCTTTTGCCAGTGCTCGCGCGGCAGCGTCGCGAACCCGGTCAGGTCCGCTTCGGCGGCCTCGAGCATCGCGGTGACCTCGGGAAACGCGGAGCGGAGGCTGTCGGTGACGGCCTTGTATTGCGCGATCACGGTTTGGGTCGTGGTCTGCGCGAAGATCGTGGAGATCAGCGCGTTGACCGGTTTCGAGTGGGCCGATCCGAGGCGTTGAGTTACGTTGCGGGCGAAGTGGACCCGGCATCTCTGCCACCCCGCTCCGGGCAGGATCGCTTTCACTGCCGCTTTCAGTCCGGCGTGCGCGTCGCTGGTGACCAGGGTCACCCCGAGCGGGTCCGCATCGGTGGCGACCTTGAGGCCACGGTCGCGCAGCGAGCGGAGGAACTCGGTCCAGAAGTCGGTGGTCTCCGCGTCACCGAGCGCCATCCCGAGGATCTCGCGTCGGCCCTCACCAGAGACTCCGGTCGCGACGACCAGTGCTTGGGAGACGACCCGGCCGCGGTGGCGGACGTCGAGGTAGGTGGCGTCGAGGAACAGGTACGGGAACCAGGTGTGATCGAGTCTGCGGTGCAGGAACTCGTGGACTGCCTCGTCGATCTCGCCGCAGATCCGCGACACCGTCGAGCGGGAGATGCCGGTGTCGTTGCCGAGCGCACGGATCAGGTGCTCGACCTTCCGGGTCGAGACCCCGTCGATCCAGGCCTGGCAGATCACCGCGTAGAGGGCCTTATCGACCCGCCGCCGCGGGTGCAACAGAGACGGGAAGAACGACCCTTCCCGCAGCTTCGGGATCTGCAGGTCGACCTCCCCGGCCGGGGTCGCGAGGACCTTCGGGCGCGTGCCGTTGCGGCGGGTGGTCCGTTCCGGGGTGCGCTCGTAACGGGCGGCGCCGATCTTCGCGGTCGCTTCCGCGTCGACAAGGTCTTGCAGGCCGGCCTGCAGCATCCGGCGGAACACGTCCTGATGCGCGAGGTCGGGATCGGCGAGAACTTCACCGATCAGGGTCGAAAGGGCAGACTGGTACTGGGTCATCGTGGGATCTCTGCTTTGCTTCTTGCCGGAAACAACTGGTCATCCCACGATGGCCCTTCAACGTCCACGACGACGAGAACCCCCACAGGATTGACACCACGCTATGGGACTCACCCGACACATGCCACCGCCATGGCGGTGGCATGTGCTGAAACGGGTGGCGTCGGTCGGTGAGGGTGGCGTCGGTCGGTAAGGGTGGCGTCTGGGGACTGGCGATCAGTCGAGGAGTTCCAGCGTGCCGACGACGAGGTCGTGGGCATAGGGGGCCGCGACCTTCTCCAGGAAGGTCGGGAAGTCCAGCGACGTCCGGTCGTCCGCACCGTCCGAGATCGTCCGGGCGACGGCGAACGGCACCCCCGCCTGGTGGCAGATCTGCGCGACGGCCGCGCCCTCCATCTCCACGGCCAGCGCGTCGGGCAGGTCCGCCTTCAGCGCCGTCGACACCGCCGACGACGTGATGAACAGGTCGCCCGACACGATCAGCCCGCGGTGGACCGACGGTGCGGCAAGACCCAGCTCGGCGAGGTCGGGCCGGTGGACGGCGCACACCTTCGACGCAGACGCGGCGAGCGCAGCTGTCAGCAGTTGGTCGGCGGGCACCCGCGACAGGCCGATCGACGGCGTGACCCACCGGTCCCACACGGGCCGGGCGTCGAAGTCGTGCTGCAGCAGCTCCGTGGCCACGACCACGTCGCCGGGCTTGACGCCCTCGCCGAGGGCGCCGGCAGTGCCCACCATCACGACGGCGTCTGCGCGCTCGCACAGCACGGCGGCGGTGGCCGCCGCGGCGACCTTCCCGACGCCGGACTGTGCGATCAGGACCTCGCGGCCGGCCAGCGTGCCGTGGTGCACCTCGACCCCGACCAGCTGCGCCGTCAGGACCGGGCCCTCGAGGCGCGCGGCCTCGAGGACCGCGGACAGCTCCTCCGCGAGGGCTGCGATGATTGCGACCCTCATGCCTTCACCACCGAGACCTTCAGGCCGAGCTCGTCGTCGGTCGCGGTCGGCTCGGCGACGGGGCCGTGCGTCAGCGACGTGGCCAGCACCTCGCCGGCGATCAGCGCCGAGTGCACGTCGACGGCCTCGCCGATCGGCCCGTCGGCCTCGATCACCAGCGTGATGCGGTCCGAGACGTCCAGGCCGGCGTGCTTGCGCGCGTCCTGCACGAAGCGGATGACCTCGCGGGCCAGGCCCGACTGGATCAGCGCGGGCGTCAGCTCGAGGTCGAGCGCGACGGTCTCGCCCTGCTCGTTGACCACGGACCAGCCCTCGCGCGGCCGCTCGGTGACGATGACGTCGTCGGGGGTCAGGTCGATGTCCTCACCCTCGAAGCTGAACACCGCGTGGCCGAGGTCGCGCAGCTGCCCGGCGAGCCAGCGCGCGTCGAGCTCACCGATCGCCTTCGCGACCAGCGGCGTCCGCTTCGCGAACCGCTTGCCCAGGTTGCGGAAGTTGCCCTTCGCGAGGAAGTCGACGACGTCGCCCGCCGAGGTGAACGACTCCACCGACTCGACGTTCAGCTCGGAGCGGATCTCGCCCTGCAGCTCGGGGGACAGCTTCTCGAAGATCGCCGACGGGATCAGCATCCGGCTGAGCGCCTGACGGATCTTCACCTTCGACTCGGCGCGCGCCGCGCGACCCAGCTCGACGGTGCGGCGGGTCAGCTCCATCGCCTCGCTGAGCTCGGGGATGATCAGCGACTCGTCGGCCACCGGCCACGAGGCCAGGTGCACCGACTGCGGGCCCTCCGGAGCGGTCACGGCGAACAGGTCCTGCCACACGCGCTCGGTGACGAACGGCATGATCGGGGCCAGCAGGCGCGTGACGACGTCGAGCGTCTCGTGCAGCGTCCACAGCGCGCCCTCCTCACCCGTCCAGAAGCGGCGACGCGAGCGGCGCACGTACCAGTTGCTGAGCGCGTCGACGAAGCCGGCGAGGGCCTGCCCGTAGCGCTGCGTGTCGAACTTCTCCAGCGACTCCGTGGTGTCGAGGATCAGCTGCTGCGTCGCGGAGACGAGCCACTGGTCGAGCACGTGCCGCTCGGCGACCGTCGGCGCGGTGCCGGTGGGCTCCCAGTTCGCGGCACGCGCGTACAGCGACTGGAAGGCGACGGTGTTCCAGTACGTCAGCAGCACCTTGCGGACCGTCTCGCCGATGGCCTGGTGGCCGACGCGGCGGGCGGACCACGGCGAGCCGGAGCACGCCATGAACCAGCGCACCGCGTCCGCGCCGTGCTGGTCCATCAGCGGGATGGGCTCCAGCACGTTGCCCAGGTGCTTGCTCATCTTGCGGCCGTCGTCGGCGAGGATGTGGCCGAGGCACACGACGTTGCGGTAGGCCGACTCGTCGAACACCAGCGTGCCGACGGCCATCAGCGAGTAGAACCAGCCGCGGGTCTGGTCGATGGCCTCGCAGATGAAGTCGGCGGGGTAGCGCTTGGCGAACTGCTCCTTCGAGCCCTCGACGTGGGGGTAGCCCCACTGCGCGAACGGCATCGAGCCGGAGTCGAACCACGCGTCGATGACCTCGGGCACGCGGTGCGAAACCTTGCCGCACGTCGGGCACGCGAAGGTCACGTCGTCGACGAACGGGCGGTGCGGGTCCAGGTCGCTCAGATCGCGCCCGGCCAGCTCACCCAGCTCCGCACGGGAGCCGACGCACACCTGGTGGTCGTCCTCGCATCGCCAGATCGGCAGCGGCGTTCCCCAATAGCGGGTCCGCGACAGCGCCCAGTCGATGTTGTTGTTCAGCCAGTCACCGTAGCGGCCGTTCTTGATCGAGTCGGGGTGCCAGGCGGTGTCCTGGTTCTCCGCGATCAGCTTGTCCTTGACCTTGGTGGTTCGGATGTACCACGACGGCATCGCGTAGTAGAGCAGCGCGGTGTGGCAGCGCCAGCAGTGCGGGTAGGAGTGTTCGTAGTCGAGCTTGCGGAACAGGATGCCGCGCGCCTTCAGGTCCTCGACGATGATCGGGTCGGCGTCCTTGAAGAAGGCGCAGCCGACGAGGTCCAGCTCCGGGTCGAACGTGCCGTCGGGGCGGACCGGATTCACGAACGGCAGCCCGTAGGCGCGGCAGACCAGCATGTCGTCCTCGCCGAAGGCGGGAGCCTGGTGGACCAGGCCCGTGCCGTCCTCGGTGGTGACGTAGTCGGCGAGCGCGACGAAGTGCGCGGGCTCGGGGAACTCGACCAGGTCGAGCGGACGCTGGTAGTTCCAGCGCTCCATCTCGGCACCCGTGAACGTCTCGGTGAGCGTCCACTCGTCGCCCAGCACCTTCGCGGCCAGCGGCTCGGCGATCACGACGGGCTTCTGGTCGGGGTGCGTCGCGACGCGGTAGGTCACCTCGGGGTGCACGGCGACGGCGGTGTTCGACACCAGCGTCCAGGGGGTGGTGGTCCACACCAGCAGATCGACGGTGCCGGCGTGCGGGCCGGACGTGAGCGGGAAGCGCACGAAGATCGACGGGTCGACGACGTCCTCGTAGCCCTGCGCCAGCTCGTGGTCGGACAGCGCGGTGCCGCAGCGGGGGCAGTACGGGGCGACGCGGTAGTCCTCCTCGAGCAGGCCCTTGGAGTGGATCTGCTTGAGCGCCCACCACAGCGACTCGACGTACTGCGTGCTCATGGTGACGAAGGCCTCGTCCATGTTGACCCAGTAGCCCATGCGCTCGGTCAGGTCGCTGAACGCGTCGACGTGGCGCAGCACGGACTCGCGGCACTTCTCGTTGAACGCCTCGATGCCGTACGCCTCGATGTCGGGCTTGCCGGAGAAGCCGAGCTCCTTCTCGACGGCGAGCTCGACGGGCAGGCCGTGGCAGTCCCAGCCGGCCTTCCGCTCGACGTGCATGCCGCGCATCGTCTTGTAGCGGGGGAACAGGTCCTTGAACACGCGCGCCTCGATGTGGTGCGTGCCGGGCATGCCGTTGGCGGTGGGCGGGCCCTCGTAGAAGGTCCACGGCTCGCCGCCGGCGGTCTGCGTCAGGGACTTCTCGAACGTGTCGTTCGCGGCCCACAGCTTGAGGATGTCGTGCTCAAGGGCAGGGAAGTCGACCTGCGCGGGTACGGCTCGGTAGGTGGTCATCCAGGGTTCCTTCGTCCAGACGTCGGTCCGAAGGGACGAGCCGGGGCCCGCGGTACCACCCTCCTTGGGCGCATCGGGTGCGCCCCTCTCAATGCCGCCGCGGCCGGGTCTAGTGAGCGGATCTCTCCGCCGTTCTTCCGGCAGCTCCGAGGTGATGGCCTCATCAACGCCTTGCGATCGGGCTCCATTATGCGCCGTGGTGGGCGCGTCGCCCAAACCCTGCGACGCAGATCCCAACGCGTGCCCGTCGCGGTCTATTCCCCTGTGACAGACCATTTCTTTCGATGTCGAGACATTTCACCCGGCCTTGAGGCCGTCGGCCGACCCGCCTGAGACTCGGTGCACCGCGACCGGCCAGGTCGCGGCCCATCGACACAGGGAGAAAGATCATGGCTCCGATCGGGCGCAGGCTCGCTTCGCTTCTGCTCACCACACTGACCGTCGCATCCCTGGCCGCCTGCTCCAACCAGACCTCGGAGCCGGCCGCCACCTCGTCCACGTCGGGCGAGGCCAAGACCGGCGGGACCCTGACCTACCTCGAGCCGCAGACGTGGGGCTCGCTCTACCCGCCGTCGGGTGGCTTCTACCCGAACGGCGGCCTGCTGAACAACCTCACCGACCGGCTGCTCTACCAGAACCCCGACACGCTCGAGCTGGAGCCGTGGATCGCCACGGAGCTGCCGGAGGTGAACGACGACGCCACCGAGTACACCTTCACCCTGCGCGACGACGTCACCTTCTCCGACGGCACCCCGCTGACGGCCGAGACGGTCGTGAAGAACATCGACCTGTTCGGTAAGGGCGACACCGACCGCGCGCTGCCCGTCTCGGAGGCCATCAACAACTACGAGGGCGGCGAGGTCGTCGACGAGCACACCGTCGCCTTCCACTTCAGCGCCCCGTCGCCCGGCTTCGCGCAGGCCGTCTCCACCATCAACTCCGGCCTCGTCTCCGACGCAACGCTCGACCTCGACTCCGACGGCTTCGGCCCCGGCAACGCCGAGAACTTCGTCGCCAGCGGCCCGTTCGTCGTGGAGAAGGAGGAGATCGGCACGAAGATCTCGCTGAAGGCGCGCGAGGACTACGACTGGGCGCCCCCGTCGCTCCAACACCAGGGCCGGGCGTACCTCGACGGGATCGACTACGTCGTCGCCGGCGAGAACAGCGTCCGCGTCGGCTCGCTCACCGCCGGCCAGGCCGACATCGCGCGCCAGATCGAGGCGCCGGACGAGGCGGTGGTGACGGCGGCCGGGCTGAGCATCGTCTCCGACCCGACCAACGGCGTGACCAACTCGCTCAGCATCCGGTTCCCGAGCGAGAAGCTCTCCGACATCCGGGTGCGGCAGGCGATCATCGCCGGCATCGACCGCGAGGCCATCATCGAGGCCCTGTTCTCCGACTCCTACCCGCTCGCCACGTCGTCGCTGGCCAAGGGCGCGAAGGGCTACAGGGACCAGTCGGCCAACTACGTCTACGACCAGGCCAAGGCCAACTCGCTCCTCGACGAGGCAGGCTGGGTCGCCGGCTCCGACGGCATCCGCGCCAAGGACGGGGTGAAGCTCTCGCTGGCCTTCAACATCGCGCTGCCGCAGCCCCGGTCGGCGGATGTGCTGACGATCATCCAGGAGCAGCTGCGCGAGATCGGCATCGAGGTCACGATCATCTCCGGCGACCAGGCCGCCCAGACCGCCGCCTCGGCCGACATCGACCAGGTGCAGATCTACCACTCGATGGTCGCCCGCGCCGACTACGACGTCATCAAGTCGCAGTACTACTCGGCCAACCGCAACACGCTGCAGAACCTGAGCTCCGCCACGGGCGAGGTCACGGATCCGAAGCTCGACGAGCTGCTGCTCGCCGTCGCGTCCAGCCCGGAGGAGGCCGACCGCGCCGCGGCCAGCGCCGCCGTGCAGGACTACCTCAGCGAGCAGGCCTACGTGCTGCCGCTGTTCGAGGAGCCGCAGGTCTACGGCCTCGCGACCCACGTGAAGGGCTTCTCCACCGAGTCGGTGGCGCGACCCAGCTTCTACTCCACCTGGCTCGACAGGTAACCGTCCACCGCGCGGGCGGGCCCTGCGCCCGCCCGCGGCCCGGCACCACCCCGAAGGAGGTCTCACCGTGCCGATCGTCCGCCGCATCGCCCAGGCGCTGCTGGTCATCCTGCTGGCCTTCACCGCCACCTTCATCCTCATGCAGGCTCTCCCCGGCGACGGGGTGCTCGCCCGCTACCAGAACCCGGAGCTCGGGCTGACGCCCGAGCAGATCGAGCAGCTGCGCGTCGTCTACGGCGTCGACCAGCCGGTGTGGAGCCAGTTCCTCACCAGCGTCGGGAACTACCTGGCCGGCAACTTCGGCACGTCGCTGCAGAGCGGTGCCCGCGTCGCCGACCTGATCGTCACCGCGCTGCCCGAGACCCTCGTGCTCGCCGCGGCCGGCTTCACGCTCGCGGTGATCGTGGCCGTCGCCATCGCGTTCCTGGCCTCGTTCCCGTCCATGCGGTGGCTGCGGAACGCCGTCCGATCCCTGCCCCCGCTGTTCGTGTCGGTGCCCGCCTTCTGGGTCGGCATCCTGCTGATCCAGGTCTTCTCCTTTGGGCTCGGCTGGGTCCGGGTGATCGGGGCCGACGGCCTCGAGGCGCTGATCCTGCCCGCCATCACGCTCAGCGTGCCCATCTCGGCGCCGCTCAGCCAGGTCCTCATCCAGAGCCTCGACGAGGTGGGCGAGAGCCCGTATGTCGCCATCGTCCGCTCCCGCGGCGCCGGCGAGTGGTGGGTGCTGACCCGCAACGTCGCCAAGAACGCGCTGCTCCCCACCATCACCATCGCGGGCCTGCTGTTCGGCGAGCTCGTGGCCGGGGCCGTCGTCACCGAGGCCGTGTTCGGCCGCGCCGGCATCGGCACCCTGACGGAGCAGGCGGTCGCCAACCGCGACCTGCCGGTCATCCAGGCCGTCGTGCTGCTCGCCGCCATCGGGTTCGTCGTCATCAACCTCGTCGTCGACCTTCTCTACCCGGTCATCGACCCCCGACTCCGAAGGGAGCGCACCGCATGACGGTCAGATCCTTCGCCCGCGTCGTCGCCCGCCCCGCGGCGCCGGCCCGCGTCTCCCGGCTCGCCCGGTGGCGGCCCCTGACCCGGCCCGGCTCCGTCGTCGCGCTCGTCGTGCTCGCCGTCGCGTTCGCCTTCGCGCTGTTCCCCGGCCTGTTCACCGGGTACGACCCGCTGGCCGGCGTCGCGGCCGAGACACTCAAGGCGCCGTCGGCCGCCCACTGGTTCGGCACGGACGCCACCGGCCGCGACCTGTTCTCCCGCGTCGTCCACGGCGCCCGCCACTCGCTGACGGCGGGGGCGGCGGCAGTGGGCATCGGCTTCGTCCTCGGCACGCTGCTCGGCGTCGTCGCCGGGGCGCGGCCCGGCGTCGTCGACGACGCGATCATGCGGTTCGTCGACGTGCTGCTCGCCATCCCCGGGCTGCTTCTGGCGCTCAGCGTCGTGATCCTGCTCGGCTTCGGCACCACCAACGCTGCGATCGCCGTCGGCCTGACGTCGGTGGCGATGTTCGCCCGCGTGGCCCGCTCGCAGGTCGTCAGCGTCAGCGCCACCGACTACGTCGAGGCGGCCTACGGCTCCGGCGGGACCTTCTGGCGGGTGCTGGCCCGCCACGTCCTGCCCAACTCGCTGGGCCCGGTGCTCGCGCTTGTCGCGCTGCAGTTCGGCAGCGCGATCCTGCAGATCGCCACCCTCGGGTTTCTCGGCTACGGCGCCCCGCCGCCCACGCCCGAATGGGGGCTGCTGATCTCCGAGGGCCGCAACTACATGGCCACCGCCTGGTGGCTCACGACGCTGCCCGGCGTCGTCGTCGTGGCCGTCGTGCTCGCCACCAACAAGCTGAGCTCCGCCATCCGGGAGGTGACCCGATGAGTTCCGTCCTGAGCGTCGACGACCTCGTCATCGACTACGAGACCCGCGAGGGCCGCAGCCGCGCTGTCGACGGCGTGTCCTTCGACCTGCGCCGCGGGGAGATGCTTGGCATCGTCGGCGAGTCCGGCTCCGGCAAGACGACCATCGCGCAGACGATCATCGGCCTCCAGGCCGACAACGCCCGCATCGCAGGCGGCAGCGTCCGGCTCGGCGACCTCGACCTGTTGAACGCCTCCCGCCGCGAGTGGCGGCAGGTCCGCGGCTCCCGCATCGGGCTCATCCCGCAGGATCCGGGCAACTCGCTCAACCCGCTGCGCCGCATCGGCGCGAGCATCGCCGAGCCGCTCCTGCTCCACGGAGTCGGCCGCGCCGAGGCCGACCGACGCGTCCTCGAGCTCCTCGACCTCGTCGGGATCCCGGAGCCGAAGCGCCGCGCCCGCCAGTACCCGCACGAGCTGTCCGGCGGCATGCGCCAGCGCGTCCTGATCGCCGCCGCCGTGGCCCTGGAACCCGAGGTGATCATCGCCGACGAGCCCACCAGCGCGCTCGACGTGACGGTCCAGCGCCGCATCCTCGACCTGATCGACGAGCTCCGCGCCCGCATCGAGGCCTCCGTGCTGTTCATCACGCACGACGTCGGCGTCGCCGGCGAACGCGCCGACCGGCTGCTCGTGATGCGCAGCGGCGCCCTCGAGGAGATCGGCCCGACCCCGCGCGTGCTGGCCAGCCCGCGCCAGGAGTACACGAAGCGGCTCATCGCCGACGCCCCGTCGTTCTCGGCCCGCACCCGGGAGCGCGTCGACGTGACGGGCGCCCCGCTCGTCACGGTCACGGGACTCGTGCGCGAGTTCGGCGACTTCCGCGCCGTCGACAAGGTGAGCTTCACCGTCGCCCGCGGCACCACGCACGCGCTGGTGGGGGAGTCGGGCTCCGGCAAGACCACCACCGGGCGCATCGTCGCCGGGCTGGACCGTCCCACGTCGGGCCACGTCCAGATCGGGGGCGACGAGGTGCTCGTCGGCAGGGGCGCCGCGGCGCGCCGGCAGCGGCGCACCGTGCAGCTGGTCTACCAGAACCCCTTCGGGTCGCTCGACCCGCGGCGCACCGTCGGCGAGACCATCGCGGAGCCGCTGCTGAACTTCCGGTCGACCCTTCGACAGGCTCAGGGAACCGGAGGGGCTCAGGGGGCGCGCGAGCGGAGCCGACGCGTGGCCGAGCTGCTCGACGCCGTCGCGTTGCCCCGCGACTACGCGACCCGGCTGCCGCGTGAGCTGTCCGGCGGCCAGCGGCAGCGCGTCGCCATCGCCCGCGCCCTGGTCCTCGACCCGCAGGTCGTCGTCCTCGACGAGGCCGTCTCCGCACTCGACGTCACGGTGCAGGCGCAGATCCTCGAGCTGCTCGCCGAGCTGCAGCGCGAGCGCGGCCTGACCTACCTGTTCATCTCGCACGACCTCGCGGTCGTGCGTCAGATCTCCGACACCGTCTCGGTGCTCCGCGCAGGGGTGCAGGTCGAGTCGGGGCCCACCGAAACCGTTTTCCACCGACCCGAGCACGAGTACACCCTGGCGCTGCTCGACGCCATCCCCGGCCGGCACTTCGCCACCATCTGAAGGAGGAGACCCATGACAACACCCAACATCGGCCTGTTCACGCGGCTGCTGGAGGACGCGAGTCCATCAGACCGGTACCGCTTCGCCCTCGAGCAGATCCGCGCCGCCGAGGACCTCGGCTTCACCAGCGCCTGGGTCGCGCAACACCACTTCCACGCCGACGAGGGCGGCCTGCCGT is from Tessaracoccus palaemonis and encodes:
- a CDS encoding IS256 family transposase; this encodes MTQYQSALSTLIGEVLADPDLAHQDVFRRMLQAGLQDLVDAEATAKIGAARYERTPERTTRRNGTRPKVLATPAGEVDLQIPKLREGSFFPSLLHPRRRVDKALYAVICQAWIDGVSTRKVEHLIRALGNDTGISRSTVSRICGEIDEAVHEFLHRRLDHTWFPYLFLDATYLDVRHRGRVVSQALVVATGVSGEGRREILGMALGDAETTDFWTEFLRSLRDRGLKVATDADPLGVTLVTSDAHAGLKAAVKAILPGAGWQRCRVHFARNVTQRLGSAHSKPVNALISTIFAQTTTQTVIAQYKAVTDSLRSAFPEVTAMLEAAEADLTGFATLPREHWQKVWSNNPIERLNREIKRRADVVQIFPDRDSVTRLIGAVLQEQHEEWSYGERRYFSDISMRKLVHTLHEHTEPAHHELYLTA
- a CDS encoding 5'-methylthioadenosine/adenosylhomocysteine nucleosidase, with amino-acid sequence MRVAIIAALAEELSAVLEAARLEGPVLTAQLVGVEVHHGTLAGREVLIAQSGVGKVAAAATAAVLCERADAVVMVGTAGALGEGVKPGDVVVATELLQHDFDARPVWDRWVTPSIGLSRVPADQLLTAALAASASKVCAVHRPDLAELGLAAPSVHRGLIVSGDLFITSSAVSTALKADLPDALAVEMEGAAVAQICHQAGVPFAVARTISDGADDRTSLDFPTFLEKVAAPYAHDLVVGTLELLD
- the ileS gene encoding isoleucine--tRNA ligase, which gives rise to MTTYRAVPAQVDFPALEHDILKLWAANDTFEKSLTQTAGGEPWTFYEGPPTANGMPGTHHIEARVFKDLFPRYKTMRGMHVERKAGWDCHGLPVELAVEKELGFSGKPDIEAYGIEAFNEKCRESVLRHVDAFSDLTERMGYWVNMDEAFVTMSTQYVESLWWALKQIHSKGLLEEDYRVAPYCPRCGTALSDHELAQGYEDVVDPSIFVRFPLTSGPHAGTVDLLVWTTTPWTLVSNTAVAVHPEVTYRVATHPDQKPVVIAEPLAAKVLGDEWTLTETFTGAEMERWNYQRPLDLVEFPEPAHFVALADYVTTEDGTGLVHQAPAFGEDDMLVCRAYGLPFVNPVRPDGTFDPELDLVGCAFFKDADPIIVEDLKARGILFRKLDYEHSYPHCWRCHTALLYYAMPSWYIRTTKVKDKLIAENQDTAWHPDSIKNGRYGDWLNNNIDWALSRTRYWGTPLPIWRCEDDHQVCVGSRAELGELAGRDLSDLDPHRPFVDDVTFACPTCGKVSHRVPEVIDAWFDSGSMPFAQWGYPHVEGSKEQFAKRYPADFICEAIDQTRGWFYSLMAVGTLVFDESAYRNVVCLGHILADDGRKMSKHLGNVLEPIPLMDQHGADAVRWFMACSGSPWSARRVGHQAIGETVRKVLLTYWNTVAFQSLYARAANWEPTGTAPTVAERHVLDQWLVSATQQLILDTTESLEKFDTQRYGQALAGFVDALSNWYVRRSRRRFWTGEEGALWTLHETLDVVTRLLAPIMPFVTERVWQDLFAVTAPEGPQSVHLASWPVADESLIIPELSEAMELTRRTVELGRAARAESKVKIRQALSRMLIPSAIFEKLSPELQGEIRSELNVESVESFTSAGDVVDFLAKGNFRNLGKRFAKRTPLVAKAIGELDARWLAGQLRDLGHAVFSFEGEDIDLTPDDVIVTERPREGWSVVNEQGETVALDLELTPALIQSGLAREVIRFVQDARKHAGLDVSDRITLVIEADGPIGEAVDVHSALIAGEVLATSLTHGPVAEPTATDDELGLKVSVVKA
- a CDS encoding TIGR04028 family ABC transporter substrate-binding protein, coding for MAPIGRRLASLLLTTLTVASLAACSNQTSEPAATSSTSGEAKTGGTLTYLEPQTWGSLYPPSGGFYPNGGLLNNLTDRLLYQNPDTLELEPWIATELPEVNDDATEYTFTLRDDVTFSDGTPLTAETVVKNIDLFGKGDTDRALPVSEAINNYEGGEVVDEHTVAFHFSAPSPGFAQAVSTINSGLVSDATLDLDSDGFGPGNAENFVASGPFVVEKEEIGTKISLKAREDYDWAPPSLQHQGRAYLDGIDYVVAGENSVRVGSLTAGQADIARQIEAPDEAVVTAAGLSIVSDPTNGVTNSLSIRFPSEKLSDIRVRQAIIAGIDREAIIEALFSDSYPLATSSLAKGAKGYRDQSANYVYDQAKANSLLDEAGWVAGSDGIRAKDGVKLSLAFNIALPQPRSADVLTIIQEQLREIGIEVTIISGDQAAQTAASADIDQVQIYHSMVARADYDVIKSQYYSANRNTLQNLSSATGEVTDPKLDELLLAVASSPEEADRAAASAAVQDYLSEQAYVLPLFEEPQVYGLATHVKGFSTESVARPSFYSTWLDR
- a CDS encoding ABC transporter permease, whose translation is MPIVRRIAQALLVILLAFTATFILMQALPGDGVLARYQNPELGLTPEQIEQLRVVYGVDQPVWSQFLTSVGNYLAGNFGTSLQSGARVADLIVTALPETLVLAAAGFTLAVIVAVAIAFLASFPSMRWLRNAVRSLPPLFVSVPAFWVGILLIQVFSFGLGWVRVIGADGLEALILPAITLSVPISAPLSQVLIQSLDEVGESPYVAIVRSRGAGEWWVLTRNVAKNALLPTITIAGLLFGELVAGAVVTEAVFGRAGIGTLTEQAVANRDLPVIQAVVLLAAIGFVVINLVVDLLYPVIDPRLRRERTA
- a CDS encoding ABC transporter permease: MTVRSFARVVARPAAPARVSRLARWRPLTRPGSVVALVVLAVAFAFALFPGLFTGYDPLAGVAAETLKAPSAAHWFGTDATGRDLFSRVVHGARHSLTAGAAAVGIGFVLGTLLGVVAGARPGVVDDAIMRFVDVLLAIPGLLLALSVVILLGFGTTNAAIAVGLTSVAMFARVARSQVVSVSATDYVEAAYGSGGTFWRVLARHVLPNSLGPVLALVALQFGSAILQIATLGFLGYGAPPPTPEWGLLISEGRNYMATAWWLTTLPGVVVVAVVLATNKLSSAIREVTR
- a CDS encoding dipeptide ABC transporter ATP-binding protein produces the protein MSSVLSVDDLVIDYETREGRSRAVDGVSFDLRRGEMLGIVGESGSGKTTIAQTIIGLQADNARIAGGSVRLGDLDLLNASRREWRQVRGSRIGLIPQDPGNSLNPLRRIGASIAEPLLLHGVGRAEADRRVLELLDLVGIPEPKRRARQYPHELSGGMRQRVLIAAAVALEPEVIIADEPTSALDVTVQRRILDLIDELRARIEASVLFITHDVGVAGERADRLLVMRSGALEEIGPTPRVLASPRQEYTKRLIADAPSFSARTRERVDVTGAPLVTVTGLVREFGDFRAVDKVSFTVARGTTHALVGESGSGKTTTGRIVAGLDRPTSGHVQIGGDEVLVGRGAAARRQRRTVQLVYQNPFGSLDPRRTVGETIAEPLLNFRSTLRQAQGTGGAQGARERSRRVAELLDAVALPRDYATRLPRELSGGQRQRVAIARALVLDPQVVVLDEAVSALDVTVQAQILELLAELQRERGLTYLFISHDLAVVRQISDTVSVLRAGVQVESGPTETVFHRPEHEYTLALLDAIPGRHFATI